CCGCTGTAGCGGCTCTTACGAAATGTGACACAAGTGGTGATGTGCGGCCGAACAGACCCTGTTTGAAAGAGGGGTGCGCCGGGCATGGACCACCTGCTGCGAGGAGTCTTCAACCACTTTGCGATCACCCGCCAGACCTGACGGGGAATGTTTGCATAAACGTGATGCTGCCAAGGGGCTTCCGTTATCCGGACAGCCGTGCTTCGTGAGCGGACCTCTCGGTCACTAATCCGCAATAACGGACATGGCACCCAACTGCGCCGAACCAGCCACCAATTGCCCTCGGCGGTCCGGCCTGCCGTGCTCAGTAGGCGTGCGGGGCGGCGCCGGTGGCAGGCGGGTAGCCGTATCCGGGCGCCGGGGGCGCCTGGACGTGCGCCTCGCGGTCGTAGAAAGGCCGGGCGTTGGCGTTCAGCCACATCGCGACGGGGTCGTACTCGTCGGACAGGGAGACGGTCGAGACGGGCAGCCCGTCGGGGACGACGCCGATCGACTGCTGCATCATCGCGCGGACCGCGTCGACGGACGGCCGGCCGGTGTCGTAGAGGTCGAGCCCGATCGCGAGGTACGGGACGCCGAGCGCGGGCTGCACCCAGGCGCGGCGCAGGGCGCGGACGGCGGGGGTGCGGTGGGCGTTCTGCGACAGCAGGGCGTAGAACTGCGGGATCTCGACGGCGGGTTCGGTGAGCCGCAGCGGCCCCGCGGGCATCCGGTCGAGGCCGGTGGCGATGCGGCGCAGGTCCAGCCAGGGGATGCCCACGCCGCCGCCGGGGGCATGCGGGTTGAGCCAGATGCCCCAGCGGTCGGGGAAGAGGGAACGGGCGATGTCACGTCCGGTGGTCACCTCGTGGGCCCGGTTCCAGCCACTGGCCGAGAGCTCCTGGGCCGAGGTCACGCACGGGGCGTACCCCAGGCCCTCGACCTCCATGTTGCCGTACTGCGCATCGGGGGAACCCGCCGTGCCGTGCCAGAGCAGCATCCAGACCTGGCCGTCCGCCAGGGACCGCAACAGCGCCTCGTACGAGTCGAGGCGCCCGGGGGCCATCTGACGAAGCAGGTGCTCGACCTCTCCCCGAGCGCCCGGCCCCTCCCCCACTCTCGGCTCTGCCGCCCCCATGCCTGACGCACTCACTCCGGGTCCCGCCCCTCTTCGAACCGCTGTCGTGCTTCACGGTGTTGTGGTGCCGCTCCCGGGCACACGGGGCGACCTCGTCATCCAACCAGCTTATGCGCCGCCCCCGACACCGGCTCGACGCCACGGGGTGGCCGAGCCCCTGCTCTCAGTACCCGTCGCGCCGGTAGAACGGGCGGACCTTCTCCAGCATCCAGTCGCCGACCGGATCCTGAGCCACGTCGAGCAGGACGAGGTTGACCGGCCAGGGCACCTGGACCCGGCCCAGCGCGCGCCCCAGGGCGTCCAGCGGAACACCCTGCTCCGCGGCTTCCCGTACGGCGAACTCGACGCCGACGAAGAGGGCGGGGCTGTCGCCCTCGACGCTGGCCAGTACCCGGCGCGCGGTGCTCACCACTCCGGTCCCCTGGAATTCGGCGGACACCGCGGAGAGGAAGTCGACGGGGTCCTCCTTCCAGTCCGGCTCGTACAGCCGCACCCGGCCGCCGCTCGCGGGACCGTCCAGCGGGGTGCGCCCTGCCCGGCAGAGCTCGGCGACGGCGGACGGCGGCAGGGGTACGCCGACGGAACCGCCCGGGTTGACCGCCAGGCCGAGCTGCGGAGGCAGCCCACGGGCGAACTCGCGTGCGGGCGCGACGGTGAAGGAGAGATGGGTGCCGACGCACTGGAGGAACTGCGCCTCGGAGCTGAACACGGGGACGTACGCGCCGCCTTCGATGTCGACCGTCGGCAGGTCGAGGCCGATGCTGTCCGGTCCCCCGCCGTTCGGCAGCGGTACCCAGACATGGCTGCGGCCGAGGACCTCGACCAGCCGTCCGCCTGCCCCGGGCACGCCGAGAGAGGCGCTGAGCGTTTCTTCGAGCTCGTTGGCCGGCCAACCCTGCGACGGATACGACGGGGCCTGGCCCTGAGCCGGAATGTCCACGGTGTCTGTGTCCCTTTCTCGCCATGCTGTGCGGCTGAAACCTTAGACCGGCTTGGACCGCGAGTGCAGTGCCGCAGGCCGGAGCCATGACCGGACCCGCCGGACCGTCCAGATTCCGGACAGCCCACCGGAGGGGCGCGAACTGTGCGTATGCGAACGGTGACCGCCGCCGCCATGCCCTCGCCGCTTCAGGACAGGTCCGGGACTACGCCTGCGGAGGCTGCGGCTCCGGAAACGCGATCACACCGATCGCCGCCGCCGTCTCCCGGTCGAGCAGCACCGCCGAGGCGCACCCCGGTGGCAGCAGTCCGTTCTCCGTGTCGCGCAGCAGCCGGCCGACCGCGCGGCGGTGCCGGGCGAAGGCATAGCCGGACACCCCGCGGCCGCGCTCCCGCTGCCCCTGTCTGGCGACCAGGGGGGTGACGTCGAGCAGGACGAGATGGAGGGCGCTGCCACGGCGCCGGGCCTCGCGTGCCAGCCAGCGCCGCACCCAGGCCTGCGTGCCGCAGTCGTGCACGACGACCGGCCCGCCCGCCCGCAGGGTCCGCAACAGCCCCGCGTAGTGCGCGGCGCGCACCAGGGGACGGTAGAGCGCGTACGGGAGTAAGGCGGGCAGGACGGTCTCCCAGCGGTCCCTGGTGTCCTGGGAGTCGATCGCGTGCTGCCGGGCCGTGCGCCGGATCAGCGTGGACTTCCCGCTGCCGGGCAGCCCCGAGACCACCACCACGTCCCCCGGCGCGAAGTCCAGGCCGAACGGCCCCAGGGGGCCCCGGCCCCGGCCCCGCAGATCACGGACCACCGGCGCGTGCCCGTCCACCAGCTCCCGTGCGGGCACGCCGGACTGCTGGGGCATCGCACCGCTCGCCGCCCCTGCGGTGGTCGCGTAGCGCTGCAACGTCATCGCCATTCCCCCTGCCGAGTCACCCACGGACCTGCCCAAGAAGTGTAAAGAAAAGGTAATGCGGCACAACCGCTTCCGGCCGCACGTGTCGGGACCGGCACCCGTGCGGACCGGGACGCCCCACTCTCCCGCAATGCGTGCGATGATGACCCCGCCAACTGCATACCGGCCGTTTGAATCCGCGCGGGAGAGTCCCGGTCACCGTGTGCGCCGGGCGCCGAAGGAGCAAGTTCCTCCCTTGAATCTCTCAGGCCCCGTACCGCGTGGATGAGGCAGATCTGAAAAGCGGGCCGCTGCGCGGCCCCACCCAAGGTGCAAGCCGACCCTGACGGGGCCGCCCCCGTCAGGACCCTTTCAGGGGCTCTCGGCGAACCTCTCAGGTTCCGATGACAGATGGGGAGGGAACCACCCCCTGTCGTCATGCCCTGGAGCCATGTCCATGAGCACTGCCCCCCGTCTCACCGCCCTCGACGCCCTGCATCGGTCCCTGGGCGCGACCATGACCGACTTCGCCGGCTGGGACATGCCGCTGCGGTACGCCAGCGAGCGCGACGAGCACAACGCCGTACGCACCAGGGCCGGCCTGTTCGACCTGTCCCACATGGGCGAGATCACCGTCACCGGTCCGCAGGCGGCGGCCTTCCTGAGCTACGCGCTGGTCGGCAACATCGCGACCGTGGGCGAGGGCAGGGCCCGCTACACGATGATCGTCGCGCAGGACGGCGGGATCCTGGACGACCTGATCGTGTACCGCCTGGCAGACACCGAGTTCATGGTCGTCGCCAACGCGGGCAACGCCCAGCTCGTCCTGGACACGCTCACCGCGCGCGTCGGCGGCTTCGACGCCGAGGTGCGGGACGACCGCGACGCGTACGCGCTGCTCGCGGTCCAGGGCCCCGACTCACCCGCCGTACTCAAGTCGGTCACGGACGCCGACCTGGACGGACTGAAGTACTACGCCGGGCTCCCCGGAACGGTCGCCGGGGTCCCCGCCCTCATCGCCCGTACGGGCTACACGGGCGAGGACGGCTTCGAGCTCTTCGTGGCCCCCGAGCACGCCGAGCAGCTGTGGAAGGCCCTGACGGAGGCCGGCGCGCCGTACGACCTGATCCCCTGCGGCCTCTCCTGCCGCGACACGCTCCGCCTGGAGGCGGGGATGCCGCTCTACGGGCACGAGCTGACCACCGCGCTGACGCCCTTCGACGCGGGTCTGGGCCGGGTCGTGAAGTTCGAGAAGGAGGGCGACTTCGTCGGCCGCGAGGCGCTGTCCGCCGCCGCGGAGCGCGCGGAGGCGGCCCCGCCGCGCAAGCTCGTCGGCCTGATCGCCGAGGGCCGCCGGGTGCCACGCGCCGGTTACCCCGTCGTGGCCGGCGGGAAGGTCGTCGGCGAGGTCACCTCCGGCGCCCCGTCGCCCACCCTGGGCAAGCCGATCGCCATGGCCTACGTGGACGCGGCGCACGCCGCGCCCGGCACCGAGGGTGTCGGCGTCGACATCCGGGGCACGCACGAGCCGTACGAGGTCGTGGCGCTGCCGTTCTACAAGCGCCGCAAGTAAGGCGGAGCGCCGCCGCACGTGACGCATTCGTGTCTCACACCGTAAGACCACCGTTCATCAGCACTCCCCCGCGTACAGGAGAATTCAGGTCATGAGCAACCCCCAGCAGCTGCGGTACAGCAAGGAGCACGAGTGGCTGTCGGCCCTCGAGGACGGCGTGGCCACGGTCGGTATCACCGAGTTCGCGGCCAACGCGCTCGGTGACGTCGTCTTCGCCCAGCTCCCTGAGGTCGGCGACACGGTGACCGCGGGCGAGACCTGCGGTGAGCTGGAGTCGACCAAGTCGGTCAGCGACCTGTACTCGCCGGTGACCGGCGAGGTGACCGCGGCGAACCAGGACGTCGTGGACGACCCGTCGCTGGTGAACTCCGCTCCCTTCGAGGGCGGCTGGCTGTTCAAGGTGCGCGTCGCGGAAGAGCCGGACGACCTTCTCTCCGCCGACGAGTACACCGCGTTCTCCGGCAACTGAGACCTTAGGGACCCACTGATGTCGCTTCTCAACTCCTCCCTCCACGAGCTGGACCCGGACGTCGCCGCCGCCGTCGACGCCGAGCTCCACCGCCAGCAGTCCACCCTCGAGATGATCGCCTCGGAGAACTTCGCTCCGGTCGCGGTCATGGAGGCGCAGGGCTCCGTCCTCACCAACAAGTACGCCGAGGGCTACCCCGGCCGCCGCTACTACGGTGGCTGCGAGCACGTCGACGTGGTCGAGCAGATCGCGATCGACCGCATCAAGGCGCTCTTCGGCGCCGAGGCCGCGAACGTCCAGCCGCACTCGGGTGCGCAGGCCAACGCCGCCGCGATGTTCGCGCTGCTGAAGCCGGGCGACACGATCATGGGTCTGAACCTGGCCCACGGCGGTCACCTGACCCACGGCATGAAGATCAACTTCTCCGGCAAGCTCTACAACGTGGTCCCGTACCACGTCGACGACACCGGCGTCGTGGACATGGCCGAGGTCGAGCGCCTCGCCAAGGAGTCGAAGCCGAAGCTCATCGTGGCCGGCTGGTCGGCCTACCCCCGCCAGCTGGACTTCGCCGCCTTCCGCCGTATCGCGGACGAGGTCGGCGCGTACCTGATGGTCGACATGGCGCACTTCGCGGGCCTGGTCGCCGCCGGTCTGCACCCCAACCCGGTGCCGCACGCCCACGTCGTCACGACCACCACGCACAAGACCCTCGGCGGTCCGCGCGGTGGCGTGATCCTGTCGACGCAGGAGCTCGCCAAGAAGATCAACTCGGCGGTCTTCCCCGGTCAGCAGGGCGGCCCGCTGGAGCACGTGATCGCGGCCAAGGCGGTCTCCTTCAAGGTCGCGGCGGGCGAGGAGTTCAAGGAGCGCCAGCAGCGCACCCTGGACGGTGCCCGCATCCTGGCCGAGCGCCTGGTGCAGCCGGACGTCACCGAGGTGGGCGTCTCCGTGCTCTCCGGCGGTACGGACGTCCACCTGGTCCTGGTCGACCTGCGCAACTCCGAGCTGGACGGTCAGCAGGCCGAGGACCGGCTCCACGAGCTGGGCATCACGGTCAACCGGAACGCCATTCCGAACGACCCGCGGCCCCCGATGATCACCTCCGGCCTGCGCATCGGCACGCCGGCGCTGGCCACCCGCGGCTTCCAGGCCGAGGACTTCTCCGAGGTCGCCGAGATCATCGCGGCCGCGCTGAAGCCCGCGTACGACGCGGACGCCCTCAAGGCCCGTGTGACCGCGCTGGCCGAGAAGTTCCCGCTCTACCCCGGCCTCAAGTAGTCACCCGCAGTTTGCACACAGGGTGGGGGCACCGCGCACACTGAACACAGTGTGCGCGGTGCCCCCACCCCTTTGCCCCGCGTTCCCGGGCCCACCCGGCCCGTCCCGCACCACCCGGGCGGACAACGACGTCCACCAACGCCTTAGGAGTACCCCCGTGGCCCTCTCGGTCTTCGACCTCTTCTCGGTCGGCATCGGCCCGTCCAGTTCCCACACGGTCGGCCCGATGCGCGCGGCCCGCATGTTCGCCCGCCGCCTCAAGAACGAGGGCCTGCTGGTCCACACCGCGTCGGTCCGCGCCGAGCTGTACGGCTCGCTCGGCGCGACGGGCCACGGACACGGCACGCCCAAGGCCGTCCTGCTCGGCCTGGAGGGCGAGTCACCCCGCACGGTCGACGTCGAGGGCGCCGACGCCCGCGTCGAGGAGATCCGCGCCTCGGGCCGCATCAGCCTCCTGGGCGTGCACGACATACCGTTCGACGCCGACGAGCAGCTGGTCCTGCACCGGCGCAAGGCGCTGCCGTACCACGCCAACGGGATGACCGTCCTCGCCTACGACCGCGAGGGCGCCCCGCTCCTGGAGAAGACGTACTACTCGGTGGGCGGCGGCTTCGTCGTCGACGAGGACGCCGTGGCCGGCGAGGACCCGATCATCCCGGACGACACGGTCCTCAAGCACCCCTTCCGCACCGGCGACGAGCTGCTGCGGCTCGCCCGGGAGACCGGCCTGTCCATCTCCTCCCTGATGCTGGAGAACGAGAAGGCATGGCGGACCGAGGACGAGATCCGGGCCGGTCTGCTGGAGATCTGGCGCGTCATGCAGGCCTGCATCGCGCGCGGTATGTCCCGCGAGGGCATCCTGCCCGGCGGTCTGAAGGTCCGCCGCCGGGCCGCGAACTCGGCCAGGCAGCTGCGCGCCGAGGGCGACCCCCAGACGCACGCGATGGAGTGGATCACCCTCTACGCGATGGCCGTCAACGAGGAGAACGCCGCCGGGGGCCGCGTCGTCACCGCCCCCACCAACGGTGCCGCGGGCATCATCCCCGCCGTCCTGCACTACTGGATGAACTTCGCGGCGGGCGGCTGCACCGAGGCCGAGAAGGACGACGGGGTCGTCCGCTTCCTGCTGGCCGCCGGCGCCATCGGCATGCTGTTCAAGGAGAACGCCTCCATCTCGGGCGCCGAGGTCGGCTGCCAGGGCGAGGTCGGCTCCGCCTGCTCGATGGCCGCGGGCGCCCTCGCCGAGGTCCTGGGCGGCTCCCCGGAGCAGGTGGAGAACGCCGCCGAGATCGGCAT
The DNA window shown above is from Streptomyces sp. Alt3 and carries:
- a CDS encoding L-serine ammonia-lyase; translation: MALSVFDLFSVGIGPSSSHTVGPMRAARMFARRLKNEGLLVHTASVRAELYGSLGATGHGHGTPKAVLLGLEGESPRTVDVEGADARVEEIRASGRISLLGVHDIPFDADEQLVLHRRKALPYHANGMTVLAYDREGAPLLEKTYYSVGGGFVVDEDAVAGEDPIIPDDTVLKHPFRTGDELLRLARETGLSISSLMLENEKAWRTEDEIRAGLLEIWRVMQACIARGMSREGILPGGLKVRRRAANSARQLRAEGDPQTHAMEWITLYAMAVNEENAAGGRVVTAPTNGAAGIIPAVLHYWMNFAAGGCTEAEKDDGVVRFLLAAGAIGMLFKENASISGAEVGCQGEVGSACSMAAGALAEVLGGSPEQVENAAEIGMEHNLGLTCDPVGGLVQIPCIERNGMAAVKAVTAARMALRGDGSHKVSLDKVIKTMKDTGADMSVKYKETARGGLAVNIIEC
- the gcvH gene encoding glycine cleavage system protein GcvH translates to MSNPQQLRYSKEHEWLSALEDGVATVGITEFAANALGDVVFAQLPEVGDTVTAGETCGELESTKSVSDLYSPVTGEVTAANQDVVDDPSLVNSAPFEGGWLFKVRVAEEPDDLLSADEYTAFSGN
- a CDS encoding AAA family ATPase translates to MTLQRYATTAGAASGAMPQQSGVPARELVDGHAPVVRDLRGRGRGPLGPFGLDFAPGDVVVVSGLPGSGKSTLIRRTARQHAIDSQDTRDRWETVLPALLPYALYRPLVRAAHYAGLLRTLRAGGPVVVHDCGTQAWVRRWLAREARRRGSALHLVLLDVTPLVARQGQRERGRGVSGYAFARHRRAVGRLLRDTENGLLPPGCASAVLLDRETAAAIGVIAFPEPQPPQA
- the glyA gene encoding serine hydroxymethyltransferase produces the protein MSLLNSSLHELDPDVAAAVDAELHRQQSTLEMIASENFAPVAVMEAQGSVLTNKYAEGYPGRRYYGGCEHVDVVEQIAIDRIKALFGAEAANVQPHSGAQANAAAMFALLKPGDTIMGLNLAHGGHLTHGMKINFSGKLYNVVPYHVDDTGVVDMAEVERLAKESKPKLIVAGWSAYPRQLDFAAFRRIADEVGAYLMVDMAHFAGLVAAGLHPNPVPHAHVVTTTTHKTLGGPRGGVILSTQELAKKINSAVFPGQQGGPLEHVIAAKAVSFKVAAGEEFKERQQRTLDGARILAERLVQPDVTEVGVSVLSGGTDVHLVLVDLRNSELDGQQAEDRLHELGITVNRNAIPNDPRPPMITSGLRIGTPALATRGFQAEDFSEVAEIIAAALKPAYDADALKARVTALAEKFPLYPGLK
- the gcvT gene encoding glycine cleavage system aminomethyltransferase GcvT; amino-acid sequence: MSTAPRLTALDALHRSLGATMTDFAGWDMPLRYASERDEHNAVRTRAGLFDLSHMGEITVTGPQAAAFLSYALVGNIATVGEGRARYTMIVAQDGGILDDLIVYRLADTEFMVVANAGNAQLVLDTLTARVGGFDAEVRDDRDAYALLAVQGPDSPAVLKSVTDADLDGLKYYAGLPGTVAGVPALIARTGYTGEDGFELFVAPEHAEQLWKALTEAGAPYDLIPCGLSCRDTLRLEAGMPLYGHELTTALTPFDAGLGRVVKFEKEGDFVGREALSAAAERAEAAPPRKLVGLIAEGRRVPRAGYPVVAGGKVVGEVTSGAPSPTLGKPIAMAYVDAAHAAPGTEGVGVDIRGTHEPYEVVALPFYKRRK
- a CDS encoding enhanced serine sensitivity protein SseB, whose protein sequence is MDIPAQGQAPSYPSQGWPANELEETLSASLGVPGAGGRLVEVLGRSHVWVPLPNGGGPDSIGLDLPTVDIEGGAYVPVFSSEAQFLQCVGTHLSFTVAPAREFARGLPPQLGLAVNPGGSVGVPLPPSAVAELCRAGRTPLDGPASGGRVRLYEPDWKEDPVDFLSAVSAEFQGTGVVSTARRVLASVEGDSPALFVGVEFAVREAAEQGVPLDALGRALGRVQVPWPVNLVLLDVAQDPVGDWMLEKVRPFYRRDGY
- a CDS encoding enhanced serine sensitivity protein SseB C-terminal domain-containing protein, which gives rise to MGAAEPRVGEGPGARGEVEHLLRQMAPGRLDSYEALLRSLADGQVWMLLWHGTAGSPDAQYGNMEVEGLGYAPCVTSAQELSASGWNRAHEVTTGRDIARSLFPDRWGIWLNPHAPGGGVGIPWLDLRRIATGLDRMPAGPLRLTEPAVEIPQFYALLSQNAHRTPAVRALRRAWVQPALGVPYLAIGLDLYDTGRPSVDAVRAMMQQSIGVVPDGLPVSTVSLSDEYDPVAMWLNANARPFYDREAHVQAPPAPGYGYPPATGAAPHAY